The nucleotide sequence AAAATGGTAATCATTCAACATGATGATTAACTGTTTTTTCTAAATCATTCATTGAATTTAAAAAGTCATCATTTTCATTAAAGTTCATTTGGATGTTTCCTAAACCTTTAGAATGTCAACCATCAATTACACTTGAAAGTGCTGGATTATTTTGGTAAGCAAAGTATTTTTTTGCGTTCAATGGACTTTCTCATCATTCACCAAACATAAAGACTTTGTCACTTTTTCTTGATTCACCATCATTCATCGCATTTTCGCTCGCTTGACGCAATTGTGTAAATAATTTAGCAGTTTTAGTTCCATCTAAATCTGATGGTTCGTATTTGTTTTTTGAACCTCAAAAATGGTAGAATGCGTCATACCTAAATCCATCGACTCCTTTTTTACTTCAGAAGCTTTGAATTGCTTTAAGTTCTTCAACCACTTCAGGATTGTCCAAGTTTAAGTCGGGCATACCTTTTCAAAATTCTGCGACATATTCAGAATTAGTTGGTTTGCGAGTTTTATCAATGTTTAAAAATATATCGATTGAATTTTGATCATCTATACCATATGCTTGAACATGTTCATCATTTTTGCGTTCATAAAAACGATAAAAGTCACGATATTTTTGCTCGCCTCTTAAAGCTGCTTGGAATCATGGATGTTCATAAGAAGTATGGTTAAAAACTAAGTCCAAAATAACCGCGATTCCACGTTTATGTGCTTCAATTAAAAACTCGTCAAAAGCTTGCATTCCACCTAATTCTGGAGCTACATCTAAATAATCAATCACATCATATCCATGATATGAACTAGCTGGATGAATAGGTGATAAATATAAAGTGTCCACTCCAAGCTTACTAAAGTAGTCTAAATTATTTTTTAGACCGATAAAATCACCAATTCCATCGTTATTTCCATCAGCAAATGAATAAACGATTAATTGGTACATTACATTACTTTGTGGAGCTTGTTTGTTAAATGGAGCGATGAATTTTGCATTTTGAGCTTCTAAAATATATGACAAATGATTCATGTTTTGACTTTGAATCTTCTGAGTAAATTCTTGATCACCTCAATTTTTTAACTTTTTAGCATTATTAACACATGAAGGTACTAGCAAGCAAGAGCTACCAGCTAATGTTGCTAACTTCATAAAAATCAAACTTTTTTTCATATTATTTTTATTATATGAATTTATCAAATTTATCTTTTGAGAATCTTGTTAGGTCAAATAAAAAGTGCATTTTTGGTGCACTTTAAAACTTTTTGCCGAAAAATTCAATTTAATGTTATTTGTTTGAATCATTTCATTTTTTAATATTAGAATTTATCTCGTCAAAAATCGAGAATTTTGGATCAACGCGATTAACCAAAATAAAATAAATTAAATCAGCTAAGAATAAAAATCCAATTTTGCTACCAGCACTAGTAATGCGGTGTTGTTGTGGTAATGAGTTTACAATTAATACATTACGAATGTCATTGCGTTCAAGCGATTTATTACGTGTTCATACACAATGACGAATTCGATTATTAATTAAATGGCTTAATACCGGAAAAATTTCTGCCGTATTACTGCTACGAGTAATGACTGTAACAAAACAGTTATCTTTTAGAACGTGACTAAGACCAAAAAAGTCATGCACACTTGAAATATTGTGTGTCGTTATACCGATTTTATTCAGATTTTTTGACAGATACGAACCGACAAACGAACTTTCTCCGATTCCAAAAATAATGTGGTTTTTGCAGTATTTTAGTCTACGAATGTATTCACGAATATTGTCGAAATTTTCACTGTAACGCTCAAAAGCATCTTCAATACTAAATTTGTAGTGTTTGTGGATGTTATTGATGATATCATGAATACTTAATTGTCCCTCTTCTTTAAGCTCAAGGTCGTTATTTTCAACGATATATTTACGTTTTTGAATATAAAGTTGAAATAAACGATAGTTCTCAAAACCTAAAGATTGAATAAAACGAGTCAGAGTTGATTGTGAGCAAAAAACCTTTACTGATAATTCTTTTGCAGACAATTGAATTACTAAATCAGGATTAGATTCTATAAAATCGATTAAATAACGATTATTTTGATTATTTGAAAGATTCGACTTGTATTTCTTTTCGATAAGATTTTGTTTTGCCATACAAAATAATTTTATTAAGTTCTGCGATAATAATAATAATAATAATAATAATAACGGTATTTTTCATATTTTTTCCACATTTTCATCCTTAGTCAATTAAAACGATAACGTCTTATTGGTAGAGAGAAAAGTAAATAAAAAGTGTAGCGATATCGCTACACTGATTTTTATTATTCCAAGTATCCAATTGGTAAGTAAATTAATCCAAAGATAACCAAACCAATAAAGATTAAGAAAACCGAAAATGCTGCAAGAACCATAATTAATTTCGAATATTTAATTAGGTTTGTTCAAACATATTTTTTAAAGTAAAATGAAAACATATTATCCTTTCGTTGCAACACCTTGTCTTGATATAGCATTCATAATTCTTTTTCTAATCAATGAGTAAATAATAATTAATGGTAATACAACTAAGACAGCCCCGGCCATTCTGATGTTAACTACCATTCTGGTAAGACCATCAACTTCTTCTTTTCCGGTTGTAAATAATCAAATTGATAATAAAGGAGCATCGGTTCTACCTTCATAAACAGTAGAAGGTCATAAGTAGCTGTTTCATGAAGCAAAAGCGGTTAAAATAGCTACAGTTCAAATAGTTGGTTTAATCATTGGAATTGCAATTTTGACAAAGAATTTTAATTCACTTGCACCGTCTATTTTTGCAGATTCACGAACACTATCATTAATCGCCTCAAAAGCATTACGGAACATAAATCCTGAGAATACTGAAGCAACGAATGGCATTGTTAAAGCGATTATGATTTTAAAGTTGTTAGCCGCATCTTTTCATCCAAGCTTAACAATAACGATATATTGTTGCGAAAGCAATGCAAGCTCAGGTAAAACAAGTAATGATAAGAAGAAGAATCACATCGCATTTTTAAATCTTCATTGTTTTAAACTAAATGCGTATCCAAAAGTCATTGAGAAAAATGTTTTTCCGGCGATACTTACTGCAGTAATTAATGAAGTAAAAATTAAAGCTTTTCAGTATCCGTCTTGGAATGCTTTAGCATAGTTTGATCATTCAAATAGTATTTTACCAGACTCTAAATCACGTGGTACTAAGTGCACTGTACCTGTATCTTCAGCTAATTGACGTGTGAAAAGAGAATTAGCGATCATAAAGTAAAAAGGGAAAAGAACTACCGCACCAAAGAATAATAAAACTGATAATTTGAAAAACATAATCAGTAATTTACTGATATATTTGGTTGTTTCAATAGGATTTGCTACTTTTTCTTGTTTAGATTTTAAATTTCGTTTTAAGAACATTTGTTTTATTAGCAATTTTACTGTAAACATTCTTTTCTCCTTTCTTTTCTTTAAGTGTAAACATTAATGCTACAAATTTACGTAAAGTATATGATACGGTTATACCGATGATAACTAAATACACAGATAAAGCTGCGGCACGTTCAAAACTTTTATCAACAGTAATATATTTATAGATTAATAACATAATCGATCCACCACCATTTTGAACCGCTGCACCGGCAGAGTTGTTGAAAATAGCAAGTGGAAAGACTTTAATACCACCAATTAATCCGACCGTAATTAAGAATGAAATTGTTTTTTGGATTGATGGTAAAGTAACAAAGAAGAATTGTTTTGCTTTATAAGCTCCATCAATTGAAGCTGATTTATAAAGCTGTTTGTTAACACCTAACATTGCAGATGTTAAGATTAAAATTTGGAAAGCTAGATTACCTCAAACACCACGTACTAAAATAACGACTAAAGGTAATCATGAATCGCTCTCACCGCTTTTTAATCACTTAAGATTAGTACCAAAAATTAAATTAACTAACCCTTTTTCTTGTGGTTCAGTTCCACCAAAAAGGTAGAAAAACGTTAAACCAACCGCAATAGCGTTAGTAACATACGGTAAGAAGAACACCGTTTGTACAAATCCACGTGTATATTTATTAATAACGTGGAAAATTGCGGATGCAATTAGAATCGAAATAGTTAATGAGATTGGTAACGCAGCAACTGAATACACGAATGAGTTTCTTAATGCGATGTAAAACTCACCACCGATTTTAGTTTTAGCGTCTAAGAAATCTATGAAATTTTGAGTTGAGTATACAATGTCATACGCTTTTGGCCCAACTCTTCTTTCAAAAGCGACAAAAATAGTTAAAATAAACGGAATAATTGTAAAAAGTAAAATAATTAAAATTGAAGGTAATATTAATAATGATGGTTTTCAAAATGGAGATTTTGCATCAATAATTCTTAAACTTGATTGCTTTTTAGTAATAGAAAACTTTGAACGGAAAAAGTTTTTAATTCGAATTGAAAATAATGATAAATTATTAAAAAACATGAATTAATTAACTCTTTCAGTCGTATCAATATCGAATAAATGCAATCTTGAAACTTTTGAAATATCCATGTAAACAACATCACCGATATTGTATTCATCTTTTTTACTTAAGAATACGTTAGCAATAACTTTAGGTTCTTCAATGATAACTTGGGCTTGAATTTCTTTTCCTAAGTATTCAACAGATTTAATTGTACCTTTGAAAATTCCTTTAGCCGCTGTAGTTTCAACTAAATCTTCTCCACGAATTCCAACTTTAATTTCAGGTTTTGAATAGTTTGAAATTGTAGTAATTGCCTTGTCATTAATTAAGATTTCACCATTGTGAACTTTGGTTGGAAAGACTGACATTTCAGGCATACCTAAAAACTTAGCAACGAATTCGTTTGCTGGTCTACGGTAAAGTTCCATTGGTGATCCCATTTGTTGCACTTGAGCCATTGACATACAGATAACTTTGTCGCTAATTGACATCGCTTCTTCTTGATCGTGAGTAACAAAAACTGTAGTAATTTTACTTTCTTGTTGTAATTCACGAATTCATTTTCTAGTTGAAATTCTTAATTTAGCATCTAAGTTTGAAAGTGGTTCATCTAATAAAAGAATTTTTGGTTTTTTAACAAGAGCACGTGCGATAGCAACACGTTGTTGTTGTCCACCACTTAATTGAGTTGGTTTTTTGGCTAAATTCTTTGTAATATCAACACGTTCAGAAACTTCAAGCACATCGCGAGCAATCGCTTCTTTCATCGAAATTAAGTCTTTTTTATATTCTTCAACTTCATGTTGAGCTTCAATAGGTAACAATCTAATTAATTCATTAAGTCCTTTGTTTGAATTCGATGAACTAACTGATGTTTGACTAGCAAAAATTTGTGAAACCAGTTCCTTTTGAGCAAGTTTGAATTTATTTTGATATTCTTTATTTTCTTGCTTAATAATTTTTTTGGTTTCATTTAACATTCTATTAACTGAGTGAACTTTAGTTAAAGATTTCATGAAATTAAGTTGTAATTTCAAGTTTTTAAGAATTTTATTGTGTTTTACTTTGACGTATTTAAATAAAACTTTATAAATTGATTCATTAATTTTATTTAATAATTTAACTTCAAAAGTACGAACAATTTCTTTAGGTTGAATACTAATGTTGTTTTTGTAAACTTCATTTTTGTAAGTTTCAAGTTCATCAAAAAGACTACTTCTTAGTTTGTAAATTTTGTCAATGTATAAATCTAAAGAATTGGTGTAATTTTCTTGTAAGAAATCATTAATTTCTAAAGAATTTAAGAATTTACTGATTTTTAATGAATTTTGATTTTCACAATATTCTAATTCATGAGTTAAATGTTTTGCAATTGGATTTTCTTTATTTGTCAATTGACTAACATTTTGAATAGGATTTGAATGAATTCTTCTTAATAATTCAATTTCTAAGCTTTCAGTGTATTTTAATTTTGATGAAAATTCATCTAATAAATCGTTAATTTGTTGAGTTTTATTTGCATAGATCTCTTTAATTTTTTCATTAATTAGCTCTTGATCAATTTCAGCAACGATTTTCTTTTGGTAAAGTGTTTTTTCGTTTGCTGCTTTTGCTTTTTTATATGATTCAAGCGAATCCTTAACAATAAAGTTCTTTTCGGCAGCAGACTTAGATTGAGCAATTTCTAAAAGGTTAACCTGATTTTGTGAAATATCTTCTTTACGAGTTTTTAAGTTTAAAAATGAAACATTATTTTTTTCAAAAATGTCATTTCTCTCGTTAAAAGCGTTTTCTAAATCAGTAATGTATTTAGATTCGACATTAAAATGTTTAGCTAAAATTGTAAAAATGTTTTTTTGTGCTTTTTCAAAATTTAACTTATATTCTTTTTGTCAGTGTTCATCATTGTAAAGTGGAAAAGCAATATTATCAAAAACATTCATGTGTGGATAAAGGGCATAGTTTTGAAATACTAATCCTAATTCTCTTTGTTGAGGTGAATATTTTGTAACATCAATTCCGCTAAAATAAATTTTACCGCTACTTGGTTTTAAAAGACCTGAAATGGCATTAAGAGTTGTTGTTTTACCACTACCACTAGGTCCAAGTAAAGTTACAAGCTCTCCTTGGTTGATTTTAAAAGAAACATTATCAACTGCAATTGAAGTACCAAAGTCAATAACTAAGTTTTTAATTTCAATTGCTGGAGTTTGCAATTTTACAGATCTTTGTTCTTTGTTGTCCATTATTTCCTTTCTTTATTACTTTAATTTTAATAGATTTCTAGAATTTAATGTTAATTGACATTCTTAATTTTCGAAATTCCATTTAGTTTATAATAATTTTTTCTTGTTTCTAAACCACCAAATTCTGGATTGCTTGGCAACATGAAAAATTCTCTTGCACTACTAAAACTTTTACCGTGTTCACTATAGAAAACAACTAAATCATCAGGTTTTTCAATTCGTTTATTTAAAACATTTTCAATACCATATTTTTCTTTTAGAATATTGTTTACTTTATTTACAGTTTCAGGAGAATAAAAACCTTTTTGATTTATAAAACCATAGTTATATGCATTAGCAATATATGGTGTTGCTAAAAGTTCAAATGAAGGATTTGGTTCATTTTCTTCATTTTTCTTATATGTGTTATATGCAACTACTGTAGTGTCATTAATAATTGGTAAGGTATAACCATTTTTTAAAAGTTCAAGTGCATATAATTTTCACTGACCGCTAGTTTCATCTTGATATAAAATGTGTGTCACATATCTATCATATGATCTTGTCGCTCAATTATCTGCAATTAATTTAACTTTTTTTCCTACTTTTAATACTGATTTAGCAAATTCTGTATCTAATTCTGATAAAGTTCTTTCGATTCGATTAATTTTCAATTTATTTTTCAATATTTCAAGATTAGCTTCTTCAACTGTTACTTGTTTTTGATCACCAGCTTTTTTAGCTTCATCAATTTTTTGCTTGTTGAGCATCAAAAATAGCTTGAATTTCTTCTGGTGTTTTTTCTTTTTGTTTGTTAGAGGCTGAAACAAATGGATCCACAACATAAGCTTCAGGAGTATCAATAAATGGAATACGAATATTAATCTGATTTTCAGTAATATGACTTTCCGCTCCTGATTGTTCTTGAGCTAATTTTAAATCATCGAATTTAACTACAACTGTATCTCCATCAATTACTCTAACAATTTCAGCATCAACAGCATGATAGTATTCTCAAAAGTTTTGTGTGACTTCGGTCGAAACACCACTGAAGTAATTATATTTTGTATATTTAATAATTTTATTATCAATGTCTTTGGTTAAATTATCAAAATCAAATTCATTAATTGAAAAAGCTTTGTTAGAAGGAGCACATTGACTTGAAAGCATTGGTACTGCTAGAGTTGTAAGAAAAATACCCGTAGATAGGGTAAGTATTTTTCTTCGTTTATTAACGATTTTGAACATTAAATTATTCAATTCCTCTTCTGAATTTTGCTAATGCTTCAGCAGGTTTAACTTTATTTCCAGTAACAAGACTTTTTGCAGTAGTAGAAATAGCTTTTCTAACTCTATCAGCTTCAGTTGCACCTGGATCTTCTACCAAGAAGTTACTTTCAGGATGTGTAACAAGTGCTTGGAATGCTTTAAAAATTAAGTTGTGTGGTGTACCTTCTTTAGCGAATAAACCTTTTGGTTGGTCAAAGAATTCTTTTGTAGTGTTTAAGTAGTTACCAAATTCATTGAAAATATCGATTGGTTTTTTGTTTGTAAATGTTTGAAACTTATCACTTTTATCTGGATTTTTTCCATTAGGAATTCGCAATTCTTCAACTGTAGTAGAAATAAATCATTCAACAAATTTTCTTGTTTGTTCGTCTTCATTAGCATTAGAGTGAATTCCGATAATAGATGGTCCTTGTCCTACAATGTAACTTTTATCAGATTCTGCTGTAGCTTTTGTAGGTGCCATTAAGTTATAAACTTCATCACTATTAACAAATGAACTTGCAGAAGCTAGTGTAATTTCAAATTCTGCAGGATCAATTAAGTAAAGTTGTTTTTTACCTAATCTAAAGTCGATTTCACCTAATAACTTACTTTTATCACTCAATTGGATTCCTTTAAATGTAACGATTCCTTTTGAATCAGAAGAAACTGCAGTAGAATTAGCATCTGCAACAACAATTACATAGTTTTTACCATTACCAAATGCTTTTAAAGTAGCATCTTGTTCTGCACTTGTTAATTTACCATCGTGTTTTAATTTATCAGGTTTTTGTTTATCATTAGTACTTAAATAAATACTATTTTGATAAGAACCATCGATAAATTTGATACCATCATCGCTAGAAGATTCTACAACGTATAAATTAGTTGTTTTTCTTTCATCATCAGTTAAAATTTCAGTAAGATCATTTTTCTTATCTTTGAATTTAGCGTTAATGAATTTAGCGCCATCAACTTGTGCAGCTTTACCAGATACATAGTTATATGAAACTCCAGCACTTGATCCAATTGTTGCAAGATATTCATGTTTTGAGAAACGAGTTGAACCATATGATCCATCACCATTAATAATTAATGAACTAGTAGAAATAGCTGGATTAAAAATATCAAAAATTTTCTTAATTCCATCATATTCTGCAGTACCTGATTTTTTGTATGATGTAAAGTCAAATCCACCGTAAATTTCAGTACCAGCTGCATTAGTTTTAGGGAATAATGTAATACCGTTTTGTGCAGCACTTGTATAGAAATCATTAGGGAATGAGTCTGTTGAAGCGATGTAAGAAACTTTTTCTGGATTGTAGTATGATCTTACAATTGTAATGAATTTTAAATAATCATTTCAATTACCGAAAGTAGTATCTGAAAGAGTAAATCCTGTTCTTAAGTCTGCTGCTTCGTTTCATGATTTTTCATCAAAAGCACCATCTCATTTTTTATTAATCATAGCTTTATCAGCATCTTCGCTTGCAGATGATCATTTTTCAATAGCTTTATTAATAATTTTATTTGATTCAGATTTATCAACCGCAAGTCCTTTAGCTTCTAAATCTGAAATGATTTTACCTAATAATGGCAAGTTAATTGTTAATATTGAAGTTGATTTTGAAGTAGGAATAAATACAATTTCACCATCATTAATTCCAGCGATTTTTTTGTTAATGTCTAAGAATTGGTCGGCAATATTATCTAAACCACTAATTCCTTTAAAATCTAAACTCATGTCATATTCAGCGATTTCAGCTGCTGCTGCAGGATAGTTAAAGATCAAGTTACCGATTGAACCACTTTTATCACGTGCTTTAAGACCTTGAACAATAGAAGTTGTTGTATATCCACCAACTCTAACTATTTCAATTGGATAAAGATTGTTTGGTGCGACCACATTAGCGTTGTAATAATCAACAATTGCTTGTAGTGCTTTACCTTGTTTATTAGTTTCTGAAAAACCAGAAGTAATAATGATCTTTTTATCATCATTTTGATCAAAACGTCCTTTAGCACCACAAGCTGCTGAAAGCAATGGTGCAGCAAGCATTGAAGCACTCGCAACAGTTAATAAAGTTTTAAATTTTGTTTTCATTTTTCTCCTTGAAATTGATTGCAAATAAATACACAAATAATTATATTATTTATTTCTGTAGAATCTGAATTTTTATTCAATTGTGGAAAAAACATGGAAAAAAATAAAAAACGGATTTTAAAGCTAAAAATTACATTTTTTAGTGAAAATTATTTTCGTTTTAGAGTTTCACACAACAGTGGAGAAACATTTTTATATTAAATAAATCAAGCAGAACAAAAATAAAAAAATAAACTATTTGCGAATTCCAAAAAAATTCGGTCATAGTTTATTTAGTGAGTTTAAATTATTTGTTTTTGTTTACAAAATCATCTAAACGTGAGTGTTTTCTAGCACCTTTATTAGCGTGGAAAACACCTTTTTTCACAGCTTTTCCAATTAATGAGTGTGCTAAAGCAACTTTTTCAGCAACTTTTTCATCTTTTGCTAAAACTGCTTCACGTGCAGCTCTAATAGCTTTACGTACACGTGATTTCATAGCAGCGTTTTTAACTCTAGCAGCTTCCATTTTTGAAATGCTTTTGATTTTAGATTTAATATTTGCCATGTTAAACCTCCCTTTTTCATACATTTTTATATATTTTTAAAAATATAGAAAAATCGTGTTTATTATATCAAAAAGACAAAAGAAATGATAAAATTAATTCATATATTAGATGTGAAAAGGAGTCAAAATGACTGTATCAAACAAAAGTCGTGTTGTTCTTGTTATATTGAGTTTCTTCTTAGGAGCATTAGCGATTGATCGATTTTATGCTGGTAGAATTGGATTAGGTATTGCTAAATTATTATTAGGTGTATTTACTTTATATATTTGAAATTTTGTTGATTTTATTTTAGCAGTTGCTGGAAGACAAAAAGATAATTTTGGATTATATATTCAAAACTGATAAACATAAGATACGAAATATTCTAGAGAAATTAAAATTCAAACTCTATTGCACTGCGATAGAGATTTTTTATTAACTAAATTCAATTCAAAAAGTGAAAAAAATCTCCATTTATTTAACGGAGATTACTTTAGCATCACAAAAGTGAAAGTTTGTAGTTTATTTACGCTTAGTTACAATTACAAGCGAACCATCTTGTAAGTCACATTCAACTGGATTGGCTAAATTCAAACTATATAAAATATTTCTAAAATCAAAAATTTGTTCTAAGGAGATTTCTTCAAATTTTTGTTCAGGAATTAAGACGTAATTATTTCCTAAATGACAAATTTTAGTTTTTTTAATAAATTCGACTGGATAATAATCTTTAAGTCATTGCAATAATAAAATATCACTATGATCTAAATCTTTTTCATTAATATGAATTTTAAGATTTTCATCGATGTATCTTTTACGAATTATGTTGAAATTATAAATAAAGTTTTGAATTTCTTTTCTGGTCAAAACAGTTGCAAGAAAAGCACACAAAATAGCTCTATTTTTATTTATCGCATAACTTGTGTTTTTAAATTCTTCAGATTGAAGAAGTTTAATTAATTGTGTTTTTTCTTTTTTTAAATCATGTAATACATTCATAAAAATTGGATATCTTTTATAAAGTACTAAGTATTTAAAATCACAAACATCGTATTCTATTTTTGAGTATAATTCATATAAAAATAGAAAAAAATTAAACTTAATCGTGTTATCAAACAACTTTGGTTTATTCGTGTAAATTCATTTTGCTAAGTGTAATTTTCTAATATTTAAGCACAACATTTGACCTTCTTTTTTATCTACTCATTTTAATTATAGTTTTATATATGCATAAAATGCAAAAAGTGCAAATTAATTGATGAATTTTTGCATTTTATGACATGTTTTTTCATAAAAAAGTCGATTTTGCCTAAAAATTATGAAAATTAATTTATTTTCGTTTTTGTTTCTTGAAATTATATTTAATTTAAAATTAAAGATTTGTTGATTTTATGCTTTTGAAGAATATGATAAAATAATATTACAAGCCCAAGTGGTGGAATGGTAGACGCTGCGGACTCAAAATCCGCTGGAGCAATCCGTGCAGGTTCAAGTCCTGTCTTGGGCACCAGAAAAATTGCGACATTGAGTGTCGTTTTTTTTTTTTTTTTTTTGCCTTAGTCAAAATGATTTTCCTTTTAAAAAAAATTTAAAGTATTAAAATTTAATTAATATGAATTAGAAGAAAGGAAAAATATGATTATCAAAGAAATTACATCACAATTAAGAAGTGATTTAATGCAATTAAAAGCGGTTTTTAAAGGTGATGAATATCCAAAAACACTTTTAGAAAAAAATTCACAAATTACTGAATATTTCGATAAAAACGAAGCTTTGGTTTACCTTGGAGAAAAAGGTAAATTAAAATATGACGATGTCTATGCTTTCGCTAAAAACTTAGCAAGTGCTAACACACGTGCTTACCAAGTTAACTTAGACTCATTTGTTGGTGAAGGATTATGCATTAAAGGTGTTGTTAAAGCTTTTGTTGAAGCTATTAACTACACAAATGCACAATTATGAAATGCTAAAACTAAAGAAAAAGAAGTAAAACACGAAATTAGTTTATATTCAAGTGCAAACCAAAGTGAATACGAAAAAGCTTTAACTGAAGCTTTAGTATTATCTCAAGCAGTAAACTTTGTACGTGATTTACAAGTTACACCACCAAATATCTGTAATTCAGAATGATTAGCTGATTTTGTAGCAAATGATTTAAAACAACACGAAAACTTAAAAGTTACTGTTTTAAATAAGGCACAAATCGAAGAGCAAAAAATGGGATTATTACTTTCAGTTAACCGCGGAAGTATGTATGAACCTCGTGTAGTTGTGATTGAATACAACGGAAATCCTGAAAGTGACCAAAAAACTGTTTACGTTGGAAAAGGAATTACATTCGACTCTGGTGGATACAACATCAAAACTGGTGGACACATGTTAGGAATGAAATTCGACATGTCAGGTAGTGCAATTGTAGCCGGAGCTCTTAAAGCGATTGCTCAATTACAACCAAAAGTTAACGTAGCGGCTGTAATGTGTATTACTGACAACCGTGTAAACGGAGACGCTTCATTACCTGATTCAGTATGAACAAGTATGAACGGAAAAACAGTTGAAATCAACAACACAGATGCTGAAGGTCGTTTAGTAATGGCTGATGGATTAACATACGCAGTTAGAAACTTAAAAGCAACTCGTTTAGTTGATGTGGCAACTTTAACCGGAGCTATCTTAGTTGCTTTAGGTTCAACATACACCGGAACATGAGCAACAAGCGAAAAAGCATGAGAAGAATTAAAAGCTGCCGCTGATAAACAACACGAATTAGTTTGAAGAATGCCATTAGACGAAGCATTTGCTAAAGAAATTAGAAACTCAGTTGTTGCTGACTTAAAAAACACTGACTTAAGTGGTCGTGGTGGAGGTAGTTCTTCAGCCGCTATGTTCTTAAAAGAATTCACCGAAGGTGTTGAATACATTCACTTAGACGTTGCCGGAACTGCTGATTTAGGACACAGACCTACCGGAGTTATGGTTAAAACTTTAACTCAATTAGCACTTGGTACTTCTTGCGGATGCTCAAGTAAAAAAGAAGAAAAATAATACTGAGGATATATGTATTTTTTAATACATATATTTTTTATTCTCTTTTTGTGTATCATTGCTAAATTGCAACCGCGACTACTCACAAGTAAAATTTAAGCTAGCGGTTTTGCAAAAAAGAGAAATATTATAAAATTTAAAGTATATATTTTGAATAAGAGATAAGAAATTTAATTAATGTTAGTTTGAAAGGAATATTAATGTTTATGATTCAAAAATGGTTCAAAACTTTTTTTAGTGTTCATTTTCCAGATTCAAAACGACAGTGATGAGAATACTTCATTCACGCTTTTCCGGTTGTTTTATCAGGATTGTGTTTTGCCTTTAATAACTTTGTCGA is from Mycoplasmopsis pullorum and encodes:
- a CDS encoding M17 family metallopeptidase, whose amino-acid sequence is MIIKEITSQLRSDLMQLKAVFKGDEYPKTLLEKNSQITEYFDKNEALVYLGEKGKLKYDDVYAFAKNLASANTRAYQVNLDSFVGEGLCIKGVVKAFVEAINYTNAQLWNAKTKEKEVKHEISLYSSANQSEYEKALTEALVLSQAVNFVRDLQVTPPNICNSEWLADFVANDLKQHENLKVTVLNKAQIEEQKMGLLLSVNRGSMYEPRVVVIEYNGNPESDQKTVYVGKGITFDSGGYNIKTGGHMLGMKFDMSGSAIVAGALKAIAQLQPKVNVAAVMCITDNRVNGDASLPDSVWTSMNGKTVEINNTDAEGRLVMADGLTYAVRNLKATRLVDVATLTGAILVALGSTYTGTWATSEKAWEELKAAADKQHELVWRMPLDEAFAKEIRNSVVADLKNTDLSGRGGGSSSAAMFLKEFTEGVEYIHLDVAGTADLGHRPTGVMVKTLTQLALGTSCGCSSKKEEK